One genomic window of Corythoichthys intestinalis isolate RoL2023-P3 chromosome 18, ASM3026506v1, whole genome shotgun sequence includes the following:
- the LOC130906452 gene encoding dynein regulatory complex protein 1-like, whose protein sequence is MQSQESGTSRPESHEGTKAVVSEEPMTAQRVIHLHLELLSFLNDLQTAADAKQSLRRTKYEEALRLRTERLNNSKEFSKRKLEEIKEGWAQAATKTTLPDLLDALNRQQTLCSEIMGHKMDLIAELQKKWLDGDERHSIDLRKQAEALDLMIERMDKVRVKTMANKELAHIQSPHEIFLKQSLREWDGYQTELKARRKEWLTQRKLAMEEYEKAMPILELTQEECNTSKRNIDMKLMELEREQEEIKGKRNVLEARKLSCDEKPEVIYLLRKRVNTLKVQLSDIMKNIQMEEESFHRREQHLLEDIRHSIAQHKRIQKKIKHFALSDAQTFVDMSRMLVAEVKLLAESALAADSHLCAHLGLKWERPVATMERCYPIQPQDKFEMAAQVYAESVAEVDTKTMTALLALLSDELGFLIENSEHLSFLYNEQHTAEKLLGLLNAFDFYDDDLNRLAAFLLKYEEQHRTDDDPDCGSEHIIHPNNILPAFLSFVSYRVHCMKSSSLRHYLDWDSDADKAFWESMVNVVPEEKLRIWDAAEIALTQYLAILEENSEIFQKNLILEEENKELRKQLSCEKDGSAFLFKDFLEKDDKT, encoded by the coding sequence ATGCAGAGCCAAGAAAGTGGCACCAGCAGGCCGGAGTCCCACGAGGGCACCAAAGCCGTGGTGTCCGAAGAACCAATGACGGCCCAGCGTGTCATCCACCTGCACCTTGAGCTGCTCTCTTTCCTTAACGACCTCCAGACGGCGGCCGACGCCAAGCAGTCGCTGCGGCGAACCAAGTATGAGGAGGCCCTGCGATTGCGCACGGAGCGGCTGAACAATTCCAAGGAGTTCAGCAAGAGGAAACTGGAGGAGATCAAGGAGGGCTGGGCTCAAGCTGCCACCAAGACCACACTGCCCGACCTCTTGGATGCTTTGAACCGTCAACAGACGCTCTGCTCAGAGATAATGGGCCACAAGATGGACCTCATTGCCGAACTGCAGAAGAAATGGCTGGACGGTGACGAGCGCCACTCCATCGATCTCCGTAAGCAGGCGGAGGCCCTAGACTTGATGATCGAGCGCATGGACAAGGTCCGAGTGAAGACCATGGCCAACAAGGAGCTGGCGCACATCCAGAGCCCGCACGAAATTTTCCTCAAGCAGAGCCTGCGCGAATGGGATGGCTACCAGACGGAGCTCAAGGCCCGCCGCAAGGAATGGTTGACCCAGAGGAAGCTGGCCATGGAGGAGTACGAGAAGGCCATGCCCATACTGGAGCTGACTCAAGAGGAGTGCAACACGTCCAAGCGCAACATCGACATGAAGTTGATGGAGCTGGAGCGAGAGCAGGAGGAGATCAAGGGCAAGCGCAATGTGCTGGAGGCCCGCAAGCTTAGCTGCGATGAGAAACCCGAGGTCATCTATTTGCTGCGCAAGCGCGTAAACACGCTCAAGGTGCAGCTGAGCGACATCATGAAGAACATTCAGATGGAGGAGGAGAGCTTCCATCGACGCGAGCAGCACCTGCTGGAAGATATTCGCCACAGCATTGCGCAGCACAAGCGCATCCAGAAGAAGATCAAGCACTTCGCCCTGAGCGATGCGCAGACCTTCGTGGATATGTCACGCATGTTGGTGGCGGAGGTGAAGCTGCTGGCCGAGAGTGCGCTGGCGGCCGACTCACACCTCTGCGCCCACCTGGGTTTGAAGTGGGAGCGACCTGTGGCCACCATGGAGCGCTGCTATCCCATCCAGCCGCAGGACAAGTTCGAGATGGCGGCTCAGGTGTATGCTGAGAGCGTGGCCGAGGTGGATACCAAGACCATGACGGCGTTGCTGGCATTACTCAGCGACGAGCTGGGCTTCTTGATCGAAAACAGCGAGCACCTCAGCTTCTTATACAACGAGCAACACACGGCTGAGAAGCTCCTCGGACTCCTCAACGCCTTTGACTTCTACGACGACGACCTCAACAGGCTGGCCGCGTTTCTGCTCAAGTACGAGGAGCAGCACCGAACTGATGACGACCCCGACTGTGGGTCCGAGCATATAATCCATCCTAACAATATCCTGCCCGCGTTTTTGAGCTTCGTCAGCTACCGCGTGCACTGCATGAAGAGTTCGTCACTGCGCCATTATCTGGACTGGGATTCTGATGCAGATAAAGCCTTTTGGGAGAGCATGGTTAACGTCGTCCCCGAAGAGAAGCTCCGGATCTGGGACGCTGCAGAGATTGCCCTGACGCAGTATCTTGCCATTCTGGAGGAGAACTctgaaatatttcagaagaaTCTGATTCTGGAAGAGGAAAACAAGGAGTTGCGCAAGCAATTATCGTGCGAGAAAGATGGGAGCGCTTTTCTGTTCAAGGACTTTCTGGAAAAAGATGATAAAACgtaa
- the lig3 gene encoding DNA ligase 3: MLRCVLLLVKKTFPIGPQILGTSYSRLVAPPFKLYRRHPLFPSTYSHGSLPLSPSHHLSRLYDTMAEQRFLVEYAKRGTAGCKKCKDKIAKGVTRIGKVVPNPFSESAGEMKEWYHVKCMFEKLERARATTKKIEDITDLEGWEELQDEDKELINKHVSDLMAKVNTSPKKKTPAKANTAGKLTPPPATSINAPRKFSGFTAAKAGASSSSSSPLSSPSPAKANQGSSLATQLCDPQHKDCLFREFRKLCAMVADVNSYNSKTQIIEKFLRKGTGGDKFHGDLYLTVKLLLPGVVKSVYNLNDKQIVKLFSRIFRSNQDDMVRDLEKGDVSETVRMFFEESKSFPPAAKSLLTIQEVDASLSRLALLTKEDEQQAELEQIAKKCTSNDLKGIIRLIKHDLKMNAGAKHVLDAVDPNAYDAFKASRNLGDVIERVLRNQQEASNGSGPRKLLTVEATLMTPVQPMLAEACKSVEQAMKKCPNGMYSEIKYDGERVQVHKSGDSFSYFSRSLKPVLPHKVAHFKEYIPQAFPGGHSMILDAEVLLIDTNTSKPLPFGTLGVHKKAAFQDANVCLFVFDCIYFNGNSLMERPLCERRKFLHDNMVEVPNRILFSEMKHVTRARDLADMITRVIREGLEGLVLKDIKGSYEPGKRHWLKVKKDYLNEGAMADTADLVVLGAFYGKGSNGGIMSSFLMGCYDPDTKKWCTVTKCSGGYDDAMLARLQKELDVIKISKDPSKIPGWLKIVKNYYPDFIIRSPEHAPVWEITGAEFSKSEMHTADGISIRFPRMTRIRDDKDWKSATNLHQLKELYRISKENCDFQVTAGPSGEDKGSSGGDSGGNSPAPPSSSTSRESKKTSNGAPAKRKAVKSEPSSPALQSPAPKKVRKSESVQSNGHAKTATPAPLRPPQMLESKNDETLLDIFSGIKLFLSRDVEDFAKLRRYFVAYDGDLVGDYDGASATHAIGAADDDDEEGDRGRAQRVSPSWIWECIRKRRVVAPC, translated from the exons ATGCTGAGGTGTGTCCTTTTGTTAGTCAAGAAGACTTTTCCCATTGGCCCGCAGATTCTTGGAACGTCCTATTCACGCCTTGTAGCTCCGCCTTTCAAACTCTACCGTCGCCATCCCCTCTTCCCTTCAACCTACAGTCACGGAAGCCTCCCACTCTCCCCGTCCCACCACCTATCCCGCCTGTACGACACCATGGCGGAACAGCGCTTCCTGGTTGAGTACGCCAAGCGCGGCACGGCCGGTTGCAAGAAGTGCAAGGACAAGATCGCTAAGGGCGTCACACGCATCGGCAAGGTAGTACCCAACCCTTTCAGCGAGTCAGCCGGTGAGATGAAGGAATGGTACCACGTCAAGTGCATGTTCGAGAAGCTGGAGCGTGCCCGCGCCACCACCAAGAAAATTGAGGACATCACTGACCTGGAGGGTTGGGAAGAGCTGCAGGATGAGGATAAGGAACTCATCAATAAACATGTATCAG ACCTGATGGCTAAAGTGAACACGAGTCCCAAAAAGAAGACGCCGGCCAAGGCGAACACAGCAGGCAAGCTGACGCCACCCCCTGCCACGTCAATCAACGCACCACGCAAGTTCTCTGGCTTCACCG CTGCCAAGGCAGGCGCGTCCTCATCCTCATCCTCGCCTCTCTCGTCACCCTCGCCCGCCAAGGCCAACCAGGGCAGCTCTCTGGCCACGCAACTCTGCGACCCGCAGCACAAAGACTGCCTGTTCAGGGAGTTCCGCAAGCTGTGCGCCATGGTGGCTGACGTCAACAGCTACAACAGCAAGACGCAGATCATAGAAAAGTTTCTGCGCAAGGGCACCGGTGGAG ATAAATTCCACGGTGACTTGTACCTGACGGTGAAGTTGTTGCTGCCCGGTGTGGTGAAGAGCGTATACAACCTCAACGATAAGCAGATCGTCAAACTCTTCAGTCGTATTTTCCGAAGCAACCAAGATGACATGGTGCGAGACCTGGAGAAG GGAGATGTGTCGGAGACTGTTCGCATGTTCTTTGAGGAAAGCAAATCCTTCCCGCCGGCGGCCAAGAGCCTGCTGACTATCCAGGAGGTAGATGCCTCACTGAGCCGCCTCGCGCTGCTCACTAAGGAGGACGAGCAGCAGGCCGAGCTAGAGCAAATCGCCAAAAA GTGCACCAGCAATGACTTGAAGGGCATCATCCGCCTCATCAAGCATGACCTCAAGATGAATGCCGGAGCCAAGCACGT GCTGGATGCGGTGGATCCCAACGCCTACGACGCCTTCAAAGCATCCCGTAACCTGGGCGATGTCATCGAGCGCGTGCTGAGAAACCAGCAGGAGGCGTCAAACGGCTCGGGGCCTAGAAAGCTGCTCACCGTGGAGGCTACACTCATGACGCCCGTGCAGCCAATGCTG GCGGAGGCGTGCAAATCCGTCGAGCAAGCCATGAAGAAGTGTCCCAACGGCATGTACTCGGAGATCAAGTACGACGGCGAGCGCGTGCAGGTGCACAAGAGTGGCGACAGTTTCAGCTACTTCAGCCGCAGCCTCAAACCTGTGTTGCCGCACAAA GTGGCCCATTTTAAGGAGTACATCCCGCAGGCGTTCCCCGGCGGTCACAGTATGATTCTGGACGCTGAGGTGCTTCTCATCGACACTAACACTAGCAAGCCGCTCCCCTTTGGAACACTGGGCGTGCACAAG AAAGCCGCTTTTCAAGACGCCAATGTGTGCCTCTTTGTCTTTGACTGCATATACTTCAATGGCAACAGCCTCATGGAGAg GCCGCTGTGCGAGCGTAGGAAGTTCCTGCACGACAACATGGTGGAAGTGCCCAATCGCATCCTGTTCTCAGAGATGAAACACGTCACG CGTGCGAGAGACCTGGCTGACATGATCACTCGAGTCATCAGAGAGGGTTTGGAAGGCCTGGTGCtcaaagacataaag GGCTCGTATGAACCAGGCAAACGTCACTGGCTGAAGGTGAAAAAGGACTACTTGAATGAGGGCGCCATGGCTGACACGGCTGACCTGGTGGTGCTGGGCGCATTCTACGGGAAAGGCTCCAACG GAGGCATCATGTCAAGCTTCCTGATGGGCTGCTATGACCCGGACACGAAAAAGTGGTGCACGGTCACAAAGTGCTCGGGAGGCTATGACGACGCCATGTTGGCGCGCCTCCAGAAAGAGCTGGACGTCATCAAAATCAGCAAG GACCCTAGTAAAATCCCTGGCTGGCTGAAAATAGTCAAGAACTACTACCCGGATTTCATCATCCGCAGCCCTGAG CACGCACCCGTGTGGGAGATCACCGGCGCCGAATTCTCCAAGTCAGAGATGCACACAGCGGACGGCATCTCCATCCGTTTCCCTCGTATGACGCGCATCCGCGACGACAAAGACTGGAAAAGCGCCACCAACCTTCACCAGCTTAAA GAGCTGTATCGCATCTCCAAGGAGAACTGCGACTTCCAAGTGACGGCGGGACCGTCTGGCGAAGACAAGGGCTCGTCAGGAGGTGACAGTGGAGGGAACTCGCCCGCCCCGCCGTCATCATCTACATCGCGGGAAAGCAAAAAGACAA GTAACGGTGCCCCGGCCAAACGCAAGGCGGTGAAATCGGAGCCAAGCTCGCCCGCTctgcaatctcccgctcccaagAAG GTGAGAAAGAGCGAAAGTGTGCAGAGCAACGGCCACGCCAAGACAGCGACGCCAGCGCCTCTTCGTCCTCCGCAGATGCTGGAGTCTAAAAATGACGAG ACACTGCTGGACATCTTCAGCGGCATCAAACTCTTCCTGTCGCGTGACGTGGAAGACTTCGCCAAGCTGCGTCGCTACTTTGTGGCGTACGACGGTGACCTAGTCGGTGACTACGACGGCGCCTCGGCCACTCACGCCATAGGTGCcgccgatgatgatgatgaagaggGGGACAGAGGCCGGGCCCAGCGGGTGTCGCCCAGCTGGATCTGGGAGTGCATCCGCAAAAGGCGGGTGGTGGCTCCCTgctag